A single Paenibacillus sp. FSL R5-0517 DNA region contains:
- a CDS encoding carbonic anhydrase, with amino-acid sequence MNNIQEILAYNKSFVETKEYEKYTASKFPTKKMVIITCMDTRLVELLPKAMNLKNGDVKIIKNAGAIISQPFGSVMRSVLVAIYELGADEVLVVGHTECGMASLHAETMIGHMTERGVSEEVMSTLENSGIRLQKWLRGFDSVEEGVKGTVEVIKKHPLLPPNVPVHGMVIDSATGELDVVAEGYGQQASL; translated from the coding sequence ATGAATAACATTCAAGAGATTTTGGCTTACAACAAATCATTTGTCGAGACTAAAGAATACGAGAAGTATACGGCTAGCAAGTTTCCAACCAAAAAGATGGTCATCATCACTTGTATGGATACCCGTCTTGTAGAGCTGCTGCCGAAAGCGATGAATCTGAAAAATGGCGATGTAAAAATCATCAAAAACGCAGGTGCCATTATCTCTCAACCTTTTGGTAGTGTTATGCGTTCTGTATTGGTTGCTATCTATGAATTGGGCGCTGATGAGGTATTGGTGGTAGGTCATACAGAATGTGGTATGGCTTCCCTGCATGCTGAAACGATGATTGGTCACATGACAGAACGTGGAGTTTCAGAAGAGGTCATGTCTACGCTTGAAAATTCCGGCATTCGTCTGCAAAAGTGGCTGCGTGGGTTTGACAGTGTTGAAGAAGGGGTAAAAGGAACTGTGGAAGTGATCAAGAAGCATCCATTACTTCCTCCCAATGTACCCGTTCACGGCATGGTTATCGATTCTGCCACAGGTGAGCTTGATGTTGTCGCTGAAGGGTATGGACAACAGGCATCTCTCTAA
- a CDS encoding PadR family transcriptional regulator has protein sequence MNILSYGLLGLLTREESSGYDLMLKIQPHWQAKHSQIYPLLSKMENDELLASRWVQQSDKPDKKMYAVTEKGIEKLLEWMITPVTAPVTRDEFNLRILCVGIAEDGSMRRILNERKSWFMERIRYFEDLKSRIPLDNLRVGNRDFGSYILVQKGLMHAQTGLEWCHWVTQLLDGQAAIQDPSPSVSEI, from the coding sequence ATGAACATACTTTCCTACGGATTACTCGGGCTGCTTACCCGCGAGGAGTCATCGGGCTATGATCTAATGCTGAAAATCCAGCCGCATTGGCAGGCAAAACACAGCCAGATCTACCCACTCCTGTCCAAAATGGAAAACGATGAGTTATTGGCCTCCCGCTGGGTACAACAGTCTGACAAACCGGATAAGAAAATGTACGCGGTTACGGAAAAAGGCATTGAAAAGCTATTGGAATGGATGATCACTCCGGTTACCGCACCGGTTACACGCGATGAATTTAATTTGCGTATTTTGTGTGTTGGCATAGCGGAAGACGGAAGCATGAGACGCATTCTGAATGAGCGTAAAAGCTGGTTTATGGAACGTATACGGTACTTCGAGGATCTGAAGTCACGTATACCTCTGGATAATCTTCGTGTAGGCAATCGAGATTTTGGAAGCTACATCCTGGTACAAAAAGGGTTAATGCATGCGCAAACAGGTCTGGAATGGTGTCATTGGGTTACCCAATTGCTTGATGGTCAAGCTGCAATTCAAGACCCCAGTCCAAGCGTTTCTGAAATTTAA
- a CDS encoding YxcD family protein, producing MVLSMDEIVNAICIHMAERKGVRPTDVNVELSWEEDTGYSAEVWIQGRSQYLVESNMIEAILRYLHSEYNIRAYRENVRLDLDEEITAIVNQ from the coding sequence ATGGTTCTGAGCATGGATGAAATTGTGAATGCAATCTGTATTCATATGGCAGAACGTAAGGGTGTACGTCCAACCGATGTGAATGTAGAACTGAGCTGGGAAGAAGATACAGGTTATTCCGCTGAAGTTTGGATTCAAGGCCGTAGTCAATATCTGGTGGAGTCCAATATGATTGAAGCGATTCTTCGTTACCTGCACAGCGAATACAACATTCGGGCGTACCGTGAGAACGTACGACTTGATCTGGATGAAGAGATCACAGCGATTGTTAATCAATAA
- the tyrS gene encoding tyrosine--tRNA ligase — MNIIDELQWRDAINQQTDAEGLRELTETKSVSLYCGVDPTGDSMHIGHLIPFMMLKRFQLAGHRPVILIGGATGTIGDPSGRQAERSLQTMEQVQENVDALTAQMKKLFVTDGDNQVRMVNNYDWTHKINVIEFLRDYGKNFNLNTMLAKDVVASRLEGGISFTEFSYQILQSLDYLHLFQNEDVQLQIGGSDQWGNITSGLDLIRKKEGSEAKAYGLTIPLMLKSDGTKFGKTAGGSVWLDPNKTTPFEFYQFWANTEDRDVIKYLKYFTFLGKEEIEALAEKVETEPHRREAQKALAEEMTKFVHGEEMLEQAKRITAALFSGDIRSLTADEIEQGFKEMPTFETDGEAKNIVDWLVDLGLEPSKRQAREDVTKGAISMNGEKITELEFTVSAEHAIGGKFIIIRKGKKNYSLVKLQS, encoded by the coding sequence ATGAATATTATTGATGAACTACAGTGGCGTGACGCCATTAATCAGCAGACGGATGCTGAGGGATTACGTGAATTGACTGAAACGAAGTCCGTTTCTTTGTACTGCGGTGTTGATCCAACGGGAGATAGCATGCATATTGGACATCTAATTCCCTTCATGATGCTGAAACGTTTTCAACTGGCAGGACATCGTCCAGTCATTTTGATTGGTGGAGCAACAGGTACGATTGGTGATCCGAGTGGTCGTCAGGCAGAGCGGTCATTGCAAACGATGGAGCAAGTGCAGGAGAATGTGGATGCACTGACAGCGCAGATGAAGAAGTTGTTTGTAACAGATGGGGATAATCAGGTTCGCATGGTGAACAACTACGATTGGACACACAAAATCAATGTCATTGAATTTTTGCGTGACTACGGCAAAAACTTTAACCTCAACACGATGCTGGCTAAAGATGTCGTCGCGAGCAGACTGGAAGGCGGCATCTCGTTCACTGAGTTTTCCTACCAGATCCTTCAGTCACTCGACTACCTGCATCTGTTCCAGAACGAAGATGTACAGCTTCAAATCGGCGGTTCCGATCAATGGGGTAATATCACAAGTGGACTTGATCTGATTCGTAAAAAAGAAGGATCTGAAGCGAAGGCGTACGGTCTGACCATTCCACTTATGCTCAAATCCGATGGAACCAAGTTTGGTAAAACAGCTGGCGGCTCAGTCTGGCTTGATCCGAACAAAACAACACCATTTGAATTCTACCAGTTCTGGGCGAATACAGAAGACCGTGATGTGATCAAATACTTGAAATACTTTACCTTCCTGGGCAAAGAAGAAATTGAAGCTTTGGCTGAAAAGGTAGAGACAGAGCCGCACAGACGCGAAGCACAGAAAGCACTTGCGGAAGAAATGACAAAATTCGTTCACGGCGAAGAAATGCTTGAACAGGCTAAACGTATTACAGCGGCGCTGTTCAGTGGTGATATCCGTTCCCTGACGGCAGACGAAATCGAGCAGGGCTTCAAGGAAATGCCTACCTTTGAAACGGATGGCGAAGCCAAAAATATTGTGGACTGGCTCGTGGATCTGGGTCTGGAGCCATCCAAGCGCCAGGCGCGTGAGGATGTCACCAAAGGTGCGATTTCCATGAATGGTGAGAAAATCACGGAGCTTGAATTCACGGTGTCTGCAGAGCATGCCATTGGCGGTAAATTCATCATTATCCGTAAAGGTAAAAAGAACTACAGTCTGGTTAAACTTCAATCGTAG